One genomic segment of Mangifera indica cultivar Alphonso chromosome 6, CATAS_Mindica_2.1, whole genome shotgun sequence includes these proteins:
- the LOC123218684 gene encoding pre-mRNA-splicing factor CWC25 homolog, with the protein MALKFLNKKGWHTGSLRNIENVWKAEQKHDAEQKKLDELRKQIQEERERNEFRLLQEQAGLVPRQERLDFLYESGLAVGKSDGGGASGSGSGFKALEQTSTTPSSVAANQQSSAPGALFDAEKPHAAGDAWRKLHSDPLLLIRQREQEALARVKNNPVKMALIRKSVEETKNKDKPRDKKKHKKKDCSSSKHRKHSSSKHQSDSEDSTSSEMERMRKTRNHTSSNYSKRADLEDELSERRSNEKNHHSKQADLGDELSERRSNGKKHYRDLRHREQPPSDLPELSNRRCDDRDSLRWNHDKSKHERYSSGGRTNMDTDKKGRENRSSYEPSSHISSAAANRSESHYKHCNVAPKLSEEERAARLQEMQENAELHEEHRWKRLRKAEEDDAREATRDGISGGKNFLDAAQKSVYGAEKGGSSTIEERVRRRTYYSQGRSEASEGNAFRR; encoded by the exons ATGGCGTTGAAGTTTCTGAACAAGAAGGGATGGCACACTGGAAGCTTAAGAAACATTGAGAATGTGTGGAAGGCGGAGCAAAAGCACGATGCCGAGCAGAAGAAATTAGACGAATTGCGTAAGCAGATCCAGGAAGAGAGAGAACGCAACGAGTTTCGCCTTCTTCAAGAACAGGCCGGGCTCGTTCC GAGGCAGGAGCGTTTGGATTTTCTTTATGAGTCGGGTTTAGCGGTTGGGAAGAGTGATGGAGGAGGGGCGAGTGGAAGTGGGAGTGGATTCAAGGCTCTTGAACAAACTTCTACAACTCCCTCTTCTGTGGCTGCGAATCAGCAGTCATCTGCACCGGGTGCTTTATTTGACGCTGAAAAACCTCATGCTGCTGGTGATGCCTGGCGTAAACTTCACTCCGATCCTTTGCTTTTGATTCGCCAGCGTGAACAAGAAGCACTTGCCCGGGTCAAGAACAATCCTGTCAAAATGGCCCTTATACGTAAATCT GTGGAGGAGACAAAAAACAAGGATAAGCCTCGTGATAAGAAAAAACATAAGAAGAAGGATTGTTCTAGCTCAAAGCATCGGAAACATTCATCATCCAAACATCAATCTGATTCTGAGGATTCTACTTCTTCAGAAATGGAAAGAATGAGAAAAACTAGGAATCACACAAGCTCAAACTATAGCAAACGAGCAGATTTGGAAGATGAATTAAGTGAAAGGAGAAGTAATGAGAAGAATCATCACAGCAAACAAGCGGATTTGGGAGACGAATTAAGTGAAAGAAGAAGCAATGGAAAAAAACATTACAGAGACTTGAGACACAGAGAGCAGCCACCTAGTGACCTTCCAGAATTAAGCAACAGAAGATGTGATGATCGGGATTCTTTGAGGTGGAATCACGATAAGTCAAAGCATGAAAGGTATTCTTCTGGTGGTCGGACAAATATGGATACTGACAAAAAGGGAAGGGAAAACAGAAGTTCTTATGAACCAAGCTCCCATATTTCTTCAGCTGCTGCAAATAGGAGTGAATCACACTATAAACACTGCAATGTTGCTCCTAAGCTTTCTGAAGAAGAGCGGGCTGCTAGGTTGCAGGAGATGCAAGAGAATGCTGAATTGCATGAAGAACATAGATGGAAAAGATTGCGGAAAGCTGAAGAAGATGATGCAAGGGAAGCTACACGGGATGGGATATCTGGTGGCAAGAACTTCTTGGATGCTGCACAAAAAAGTGTGTATGGTGCTGAGAAGGGGGGAAGCTCAACGATAGAGGAGAGGGTACGTCGCCGAACATATTATTCACAAGGCCGGTCTGAAGCTAGTGAAGGCAATGCTTTTAGACGGTGA